The DNA region CGCTATGCACCTGAATTAACTAGCCAAGTATTACCCTGGTTAGAAAGCCATCAGGCCAGCGTGGTGAATGGTAGTCGCGCAATTGAACTTGAAGTCAGCAAGATTAAGCAGTATTTAGCCTTACAAAAAGCAGGTATCCAAACGCCTAAAACGATTGCTGCAGTTGGTAAAGAAGAAATTATCCAAGCAGCTAAAAAACTCGATACTTTCCCATTTATTATTAAACACAACCGGGCAGGTAAAGGGCTTGGGGTAAACCTATTTGACCGAATTGAAGAGCTAGAAGACTATGTTAATAGTGATTTCTTTGAAGATTCAGTTGATGGAATTAGCTTACTTCAAGCCTACGTTAAGCCAGTAAATGGTAGGGTGTACCGGTCAGAATTTATTGGTGGTAAATTTCATTATGTTGTCAGCATCGATTCATCAGACGGTTTTGAATTGTGCCCAGCAGATAACTGCCAAATTCCAATTGAAGGGCAGGTCCAATCTTCACCAGATAAATTCCAAATCGTTGACGGGGTATTAAACAAAGAAGAAATTCATAAGATTGAAAACTTCTTAAAAGCTGAAAACATCCAGGTAGCAGCAGTAGAGTTTATTGAAACGGCAGATGGACAGAAGTGGGCTTACGACGTCAACACCAATACAAATTACAATGCAGACGCTGAAGAAGTTGCACAAAAATTTGGCATGTTAGCACTAGCTGAATATCTTGGCGACTTATTAGCGAAAATATAAGCAAAGAGCATAGCAAATGAATTTATTTTCTATGTCTGCTAATTACCCTTAGCGGACATAGAAGGGAGTATAAATAGCAAACATATACCCTAGCTATTTATACAAAGTCATCCCATCATTTATTCAATATCTTCAGTAATAGCCCCCACCTTTATGATTAAGAGAGGGGGCTTTTGTGATTACTAATTAGGGATTGCGCAAATTTTTATCTTCTAAATCTTTGAGAATTCTTGATTGGTCAATAAGATCTTCAATCAACTGACTAGAAGTATTCAAGTCTTCATTTAAATCTTGGGCATAGATTTCGGTCGTTCGAACACTAGAATGTCGTAGCATTTTTTGCGTTTCCCGTAAGTTACCGCCGTTAATTAAACTTAAGGTTGCAGCGGTATGCCTCAGTGAATGTGGCGTAATTTTAGATGAATGAATCCCAACAGCTTCATAAGCACTCGCGATCACTCTAGAAATTGACCGAGCTGACATACGACCACTTTTATTACGATTACCGTGTGAAGCAAATAAAGGCGCTAAGTCGGTGTTAATCATGATACCTTGGTCTTCACGGAAGCGTGTATAATCTCGCACAACTTCCTTGGTTTTACGGGGAATTATGACGAATTCATCTTTTTCACGGCGACCTTTACCTTGTACATAGATTACAGTGTTCAAACCGCGGCGTTGCACGTCTTCAAAATTGGCTCTACTGAGTTCAATGGTCCTTAACCCAGTAGTGACAGCAAGTAATATAAGTGCATAATTACGTTTACCAATTAGTGTATCAGTTGTTGATTTAAGGTAATCTAGCAACTTTTCAACGTCCTCAATATCTAGTGCATCCTTAGCGTGTCCGTGTGGTACAGGGATATTATTATTGGCTTTAGCAACGATATTTTCATATAGATTTTCCCGTTCTAACCATTTAAAGAACTGGTTGAGCATGTTGCGGTATGACTTAATGGTCCGATCTTTGTAGCGAAACTGGTCCAGTGCACGACGTTGCTCCTCAGAGACCTCATCATAATCTATATCATTGATTAAGATGTAGGTCTTACTTGGATGATTGATTAAATCGTCAAAATAGCGTTCAATGTCATGATAAGTTGGATGTATAATAGCTTGTTTTTCCAGATAAATAAAGAATGGTTTGATGTTCTTCAAATAGCTTTCCTTAGTGCTGGATTGCTTCTGTGATAGATAGTCGGCGTATAGTTCGTAGAAAGATTCCTTATCAAAGTAATTGTCCATATATAAAACTCCTTCAAATACTAAAAATAATTATACCAAACATACGTTCTAAATCATAGATTGATAACACGAAATAAATGAAGAAGCTGACTGGATTTACTGATATTTATAATAATAAGTCGATGAATCAATTAATTGTAGAAAGTTAGCGCTATAAAGTATAGTAATTGAAGTGAGTAGCAAAACAATAGAATCATACTTTGTAAGATAGCGTATGATAAATCTAAAACAGCTATGACCATTAATCCATATAAACAGACCCAAAATGCGTCAGAAACCGTCTGTGTAGTCATGAGTGTCCCTATAGATACCTGTCTATGTCTATTAGTTTACATAACATATATTATTTAAAGCTATAGCTATTTTTAATATGAATCTCTATGTCCACTTTATGATACCCTATACCGATCATCAGCCAACAATATTTTGTATTGGCATCAAATAAAATCTAGTGATATCATTAGTCTAAAATAAAAATGTTAGGAAGATTCTTTATGACAGATCCTTTAAAATCGACAAATACTATAGATATCGATACTGAACAAATAATTATACGACCTGCTGAATTAGCAGACGCTGCTCAGTTAACTGAGATTTATAATTATTATATTCAAAATACGACTATTTCTTTTAGAATCGCCCTAACTGACGTTTCTTTAAAGGAAGAACAAATAACTGAACGTATAGGTATAAATCCCTTCTTAGTCGCTGATTACGATGGCCAAGTGATTGGTTTTGCTTATACTAGTGATGCTGGTGCTTATGAAGGCTATAATCCTTCTAAAGAGATTTCTATCTATCTAGACGCTCATATTCAAGCCAAAGGTATTGGAAGTCGCCTATACAGCGCATTAGAAAAAGAAGTTATTGATAATTACCCTGATATCTATAAATTAGTTTCTCAAGTAACTGGAACTAACGAATCATCACTCAAGTTTCATGAAAAACATGGATTTAAACAATACGGTATCTGTAAGAATATGGGCTATAAATTCGACCAATGGTTAGATGTTATATATTTGGAAAAAGACATTCGCCCTTTTAATTAGTTTTAAATAGTTTAAAATAGGCAACAAAAAACCAGAACGTTTGTTCTGGTTTTTTGTATTAGTATTGAATTTTGATTATAAAACCAAGTTGTATACTAAGGCAGCTACAATTGCACCGATAATTGGTCCGACAATAGGTACCCAAGCGTAACCCCAGTTTGAACCACCCTTACCTGAAATTGGTAAGATTGCATGTGCAATACGGGGACCTAAGTCACGAGCTGGGTTGATGGCATAACCTGTGGGACCACCTAATGAAAGACCAATTGAACCAACAATGATACCAACGATCATTGGATTTAAACCGTCTGAAATTTGGTTTGCACCTAAAGCCATAACACCAACAACTAATACAGCAGTACCAATAATTTCAGTCATTAAGTTCCATACAGGACTATCGACTTGAGGACCTGTAGCAAAGGTTCCAAGAATTGAACCTTCTTCTTTAGTTGCTTCAAATTGCTCATGATAAGCTAGCCATACTGTCGTAGCACCTAGAACCGCACCAATCATTTGACCGGCAATGTAAGGAACTACTTCAGCCCAAGCAAAAGATCCGTTCACTGCGAAAGCAATCGTAACTGCAGGGTTTAAGTGGGCTGCCGATAAGAAACCAGAAGCGTACACACCAATAGTAACAGCTAAAGCCCAACCCATAGTGATAACAATCCATCCACTTTCTTTGGCATTTGATTTACTTAAGTTTACCCCAGCATTAACCCCACACCCTAGTAAGACCAGTAAAAAAGTACCAATTAATTCACCAATAAATCCATCCATATTAAAACCTCCCATGGTTTTATTTATAATAATACATTAATTTTTGTATATTTACACAAAAAATATGAATTATTTTAAGTATTGTAACTCAGCTTTGGCAATTTCTGCTTCTAATGCTGTTTTTTGTTGATCAGCGTTGGCTTGATCTAAACCTAAGTAGTCAATAATTGTTTGGCTAACAGCATCTTTAACTGCAAGCATCTTGTCATGTTGGAATAACATAAAGGTTGTACGACGTGCAAAGAAGTCTAATGGTGTGTATACCCCTTCTTCTTCTAAGGCATAAATTAAGCTGACAGCAATATCTACTGGATAGTCATATTTAGCTGCATATTCCTTAGCTACTGGTAAGTATGCGACTACACGATTCATATTTGAACCATATAATTTAGCTAGTTTAAGTGATTCTCCGTAAGTTAGACCACGAGCTGCACCTACGTTGGCAAAGTTTTCCATAGCAGTTTCATAGCTATTTGGATCAAATTGACCGCCAGATACTGGGTAAGTGGATGATTGAACTAAATCATAGTTTTTACCAGTAAGGTCAGCTACAGCAGGGATTACTTTTTCCATTGCTCCTTTAGCCATCTTACGGTAGTCAGTGATTTTACCACCAGCTAGGGTAAATAAACCTGAATCAGAAACAGATAAGTCTGAGCCACGAGATACGCTTGAAGGACTACCATCACCACGTTCTGATGTATTAGAACCTAAATCTTGCAACTTATCTTCTACCGTACTTCGTTCAACCTTTTGTTTGCTATAGTCATCGAATAAAGTAACTAATTCATCAAATGTTCGCTCTGATAGTCGTCCAGCGTCACCACCGTTGTAGTCAGAAGCATTATTTGAATCGATTAAGGGACGTAAACCTGCCCATGAAGCTTCGATATCATTGATAGACAAGTTGGCATTCGGGAAGCGGTGGTTGACAACACGTAATAGGTAATCAACGTCTTCTTGAGTCACTGTTGGGTGTTCAAAATCACCAGAGTAATCTGTATCAGTAGTACCGAAGTAAGTTTTATTTTCACGAGGTAAAACAAAGACCATACGACCATCTTGTTCACCAGTATCAAAGTAAATTGGTTGTGACACACTTAATTTTGACTGGTCGACTACAAAATGCACACCTTTTGTTGGTCGCATTTGTGCAGGTTTTTCATCTGAACCGTCTAATTGGCGAATAGTATCTGACCAAGGGCCAGTAGTGTTAATCACTACATGAGACTTAACAGTAAATGTTTCACCAGATAGTAAATCTTCCACTTTAACAGCTACAATTTTATCATTTTCATATTCAAAACCGACAACTTTAGCATGACTTAATAAATCAGCCCCATCATCATTGGCCTGTTTAATGTTTTCAATAACTAATCGCGAGTCATTGTTGTTGAAGTCAAGATATTTACCACCACCGATTAAACCTTCAGCCATTAAGCCTGGTTGACGACTTAAAACTTCATCTTTAGACAACATTTCGTTGGCGTATTGAGAATCTTTTACACCAGCTAGTGAGTCATAGATATCCATAGCGATTTGCAAGCGTAATGGATTGAAAGTTACTTTTGGTTCGTCATATAAAGGCATTAACATTGGATCTGGTTGCGGGATATGTGGTGCAATGTTATG from Aerococcus urinaeequi includes:
- a CDS encoding ATP-grasp domain-containing protein; amino-acid sequence: MTDKKVYIIHENDDWTKHLIERLDQLSIPYDTWFLDTGLVDIQDTPPAGVFYNRISASSHTRDHRYAPELTSQVLPWLESHQASVVNGSRAIELEVSKIKQYLALQKAGIQTPKTIAAVGKEEIIQAAKKLDTFPFIIKHNRAGKGLGVNLFDRIEELEDYVNSDFFEDSVDGISLLQAYVKPVNGRVYRSEFIGGKFHYVVSIDSSDGFELCPADNCQIPIEGQVQSSPDKFQIVDGVLNKEEIHKIENFLKAENIQVAAVEFIETADGQKWAYDVNTNTNYNADAEEVAQKFGMLALAEYLGDLLAKI
- a CDS encoding tyrosine-type recombinase/integrase encodes the protein MDNYFDKESFYELYADYLSQKQSSTKESYLKNIKPFFIYLEKQAIIHPTYHDIERYFDDLINHPSKTYILINDIDYDEVSEEQRRALDQFRYKDRTIKSYRNMLNQFFKWLERENLYENIVAKANNNIPVPHGHAKDALDIEDVEKLLDYLKSTTDTLIGKRNYALILLAVTTGLRTIELSRANFEDVQRRGLNTVIYVQGKGRREKDEFVIIPRKTKEVVRDYTRFREDQGIMINTDLAPLFASHGNRNKSGRMSARSISRVIASAYEAVGIHSSKITPHSLRHTAATLSLINGGNLRETQKMLRHSSVRTTEIYAQDLNEDLNTSSQLIEDLIDQSRILKDLEDKNLRNP
- a CDS encoding GNAT family N-acetyltransferase, whose amino-acid sequence is MTDPLKSTNTIDIDTEQIIIRPAELADAAQLTEIYNYYIQNTTISFRIALTDVSLKEEQITERIGINPFLVADYDGQVIGFAYTSDAGAYEGYNPSKEISIYLDAHIQAKGIGSRLYSALEKEVIDNYPDIYKLVSQVTGTNESSLKFHEKHGFKQYGICKNMGYKFDQWLDVIYLEKDIRPFN
- a CDS encoding MIP/aquaporin family protein, with amino-acid sequence MDGFIGELIGTFLLVLLGCGVNAGVNLSKSNAKESGWIVITMGWALAVTIGVYASGFLSAAHLNPAVTIAFAVNGSFAWAEVVPYIAGQMIGAVLGATTVWLAYHEQFEATKEEGSILGTFATGPQVDSPVWNLMTEIIGTAVLVVGVMALGANQISDGLNPMIVGIIVGSIGLSLGGPTGYAINPARDLGPRIAHAILPISGKGGSNWGYAWVPIVGPIIGAIVAALVYNLVL
- the glpO gene encoding type 1 glycerol-3-phosphate oxidase; the protein is MPKLSFKYRKETVEQLKENQYDLFIIGGGITGAGVAIQAAASGLKTALVDMQDFSEGTSSRSTKLVHGGIRYLKNFDLEVVSDTVTERATVHNIAPHIPQPDPMLMPLYDEPKVTFNPLRLQIAMDIYDSLAGVKDSQYANEMLSKDEVLSRQPGLMAEGLIGGGKYLDFNNNDSRLVIENIKQANDDGADLLSHAKVVGFEYENDKIVAVKVEDLLSGETFTVKSHVVINTTGPWSDTIRQLDGSDEKPAQMRPTKGVHFVVDQSKLSVSQPIYFDTGEQDGRMVFVLPRENKTYFGTTDTDYSGDFEHPTVTQEDVDYLLRVVNHRFPNANLSINDIEASWAGLRPLIDSNNASDYNGGDAGRLSERTFDELVTLFDDYSKQKVERSTVEDKLQDLGSNTSERGDGSPSSVSRGSDLSVSDSGLFTLAGGKITDYRKMAKGAMEKVIPAVADLTGKNYDLVQSSTYPVSGGQFDPNSYETAMENFANVGAARGLTYGESLKLAKLYGSNMNRVVAYLPVAKEYAAKYDYPVDIAVSLIYALEEEGVYTPLDFFARRTTFMLFQHDKMLAVKDAVSQTIIDYLGLDQANADQQKTALEAEIAKAELQYLK